The genomic window CTAAAACTTATATAAACGGGGGTTGTTTTTAACTTGTTTGCATGTCAGAAGGTGGAATAAAATCATCCTTTGTCAAACCCCAAACATTGAAATCAACGTCTTCGATCTTCCATTTCTCTTCAATCTGCCTCTTGTGGTTTGACGATTGCTCCCCGTACCTAAACACCGTGACGCTTGTTTTCCCAGAATGTGCGATGTTCACCCCATCCGTGTATTTATAGTCGTCCATCACCGACTCCGTCCTGGTTTCCCAGAACACGTCGCTGTCGTCCTTGGTTTTCATCATCAGTAACCTGGAATCCTCAAATTGAATCATCAGACCCGATCTCTGGCTAAAGTAACCCCAGATTGTGTGGTTGATGATCTCATAGTTTGGTCCGCTTTGCGCCTCACGGATTGCTGCATTTGTCTCCAGCTTTAGGATGAAGCAGTCTTCATTGCTTATAATTTTCTCACCTATGCACGTTGCATCTATGAACAAATTGGCCGTCGACCTAGGATCCAACCCCTACTCAAACCAAAACCCATATCACTCAAAGCCCCAAATTGCTAATTATGTTACTCCATATTTGGATTGGAGGAAAATGAAGATACCTGGAGAAAGCGGCGCAAGGGTCTGGGAGGGCCTCTTGCAATAGGAGTTTGTTGATTAGAGGAATGCCTCCAGGAGAGTTTGCCATTGCTTCCAGAAACAACCTTGCAACCTGAAATTATAAGCTCCAAGCACCATAAATCTGGGTCTTTTTGCCACAGCACGAATCCGCCTGTTTCCTCTGTGCTCTTCACTTTAACGTTTACATCGCCTTGTTGAAACTCCGATGCAGTGATTTTCACCTGTCCGGTTACACACATACTATGCACTGCGTTTAAAGCTTGTTGTCCACCTGTTGCAGCTATGTACTGCTGCACAATGTATTTTGCTGTTGAAGCTTGCTGCAGGGGAGGGAAAACAAATTGTAGTCATTGATAAATATGTGCGCAATTCAAGATTGGTGTAAACCAAGATAAAAGAATGGGATTTTTAACATGTTAAGGCAAAAATAATCAAGGAAAAGTGTGATATGAGAAGAGTTTACAATGGAGCAGTCCTTGACAGGTTTGTGAACAGAGTGGCCCAATTGCACCTGGAGAGGGATAAGAGGGGATCCAACAAGGTAAAGTAGGAAGCGCAGCTCGTTAATCCGACCGGCAAGCATGGGTTGGGACCACTTATCGGATGCTTGAGCTTTCATC from Gossypium hirsutum isolate 1008001.06 chromosome D12, Gossypium_hirsutum_v2.1, whole genome shotgun sequence includes these protein-coding regions:
- the LOC107945660 gene encoding uncharacterized protein, coding for MRKLCPNIDKEDGLETVLEVPVPEEMFTSMGNNLQARLENMLTWMKAQASDKWSQPMLAGRINELRFLLYLVGSPLIPLQVQLGHSVHKPVKDCSIQASTAKYIVQQYIAATGGQQALNAVHSMCVTGQVKITASEFQQGDVNVKVKSTEETGGFVLWQKDPDLWCLELIISGCKVVSGSNGKLSWRHSSNQQTPIARGPPRPLRRFLQGLDPRSTANLFIDATCIGEKIISNEDCFILKLETNAAIREAQSGPNYEIINHTIWGYFSQRSGLMIQFEDSRLLMMKTKDDSDVFWETRTESVMDDYKYTDGVNIAHSGKTSVTVFRYGEQSSNHKRQIEEKWKIEDVDFNVWGLTKDDFIPPSDMQTS